In Klebsiella aerogenes, the DNA window CTCCGTTGCTGCGGGGGTACTGCTATAATTCGGAGGCTCATGACGCTTCGTCGGTTAACCGTTAAGCGACAGCCAATTTTTCGCGCGCATATTGTAGCGCTTTTTCAATTACTTGCTCAATGTTTAGTTCAGTGGAATCGAGAACTAAAGCATCAGCCGCCGGGATAAGCGGCGCCACGGCGCGATTACGGTCGCGATCGTCACGCTCTTTTATCTCGGACAAAAGACGTTCAAAGTTAACACTAAAACCCTTCTCCTGCAACTGTAGCAGGCGGCGCTGCGCACGTTCTTCCGCCGAGGCATCAAGGAAGATTTTGACCGGCGCATCCGGGAACACAACGGTCCCCATATCACGGCCGTCGGCAATCAGGCCGGGCAGCTCGCGAAAGCCGCGTTGACGACGCAGCAGCGCTTCGCGAACGCGCGGGAAAGCCGCCACTTTCGACGCGGTATTGGCCACTTCCTGAGTGCGAATTTCCGCACTCACATCCTCGCCTTCCAGTACCACTTCCAGGTTGCCGTCAGTAGAAATAAAACGCACATCGAGATGGGCTGCCAGTGGAACCAGCGCTTCTTCTGACTCGACGTCAACGTGATGATGTAAGGCCGCCAGCGCCAGAACGCGATAGATGGCGCCGGAATCCAGCAGATGCCAGCCAAGCGCTTCCGCCATTGCCTTGCACAACGTGCCCTTACCTGCACCGCCAGGTCCATCAATGGTGATTACCGGAACATTCGCCGTCATCTTTTTCTCCTTTAGCAAGGCGCATGAATATAAACGCCGCGCATTATACGCATCAATACGCCAGAAAGTGAGCATTGCGTGCAAATTACGGAATAGAAGAAATTAAATGTAGAAGAATTGCGCAATTATAGCGGGCTGACAGAACATCAGCCCGGAAGATGACCTAGCTTTACTTTTTATCTGCAGCGATACGGTCGCGAATATGCTGTGCGCGTTCGGCTGAAGGCGGGTGTGAATCAAACAGAGATTTACTATGACCGGCGTCAAGGCTAGCCAGTTTGTCGAAGCTTCCCACCAGGCCCTGAGTATTGATATTACGCTTCTTCAGCAGATCGTAGGAGAAATCATCAGCATCAGACTCCTGAGAGCGAGAGAACGCTGAGTTGATCATCCCTTCACTGATATCGCCCAACTGGGATTTAGACAAACTTGCAGCCGCGCCTCCGGTTGCTGAAATCGCATCACGCGCGGCAACGGTCGCATAAGCAGTCTGCATTGCTTTACGCGAGTGACCCAGCGCGACGTGGCCCAATTCATGACCCAGAACCGCTTCGACTTCATTATCCGTCATCATGTCCATCAGGCCGCTATAAACGCGCACGCAGCCGTTAGCCATTGCCCATGCGTTCACATCTGAAGTCATGTAAACCTTATAGTTTACTGACGTACCGTTGATATTATTTCCTAACGCTTTGGCTATTTTATTGAGACGTTTAGTGTATTTACTTGAAGCGCCAGCCTGCTTATTTTCACTATCCATTTGCTTACAGGCATCGTCGGAAAGCGCTTTGACTTCGGAGTCAGATAGCGTTGCCGCTTTGTAGGCCGTCATCCCTGAACTGACCAGGGCGTTGGTATCCATACCTTGCATATTTTTACAACCTACCAACAATGTGGCGGAAATCGCTAAAGCCAGCATTACTTTTGTATTTTTCATATCAATCATCCATTGATTAGCATATTAAATGCTTATAAATCCTATATTTACAAGCAAGCAAGGCTAACACTTAGTTTCTTCGCCGACAAGCATGCATAAAAAAACGCCGACTTTCCGGTCGGCGTTTTTATTTAAATTCGCAAAATTCAGGCCAGCGTACTAATTCGCGCCAACTGTTCAAAGTAATCAGGGAAAGTTTTCGCCGTACACTTCGGATCAAGAATGGTGACCGGCGTATCCGAAAGCGCCACCAGCGAGAAACACATCGCCATGCGGTGATCGTTATAGGTGCCGATTTCAGCGAATTTCAGCGTCGCAGGCGGTGTAATGCGGATATAGTCTTCACCCTCTTCCACTTCCGCGCCAACCTTACGCAGCTCGGTCGCCATCGCAAACAAACGGTCGGTCTCTTTCACCCGCCAGTTGTAAATGTTGCGCAGCACCGTGGTGCCTTTCGCGAACAGCGCCGCCGTGGCGATGGTCATCGCGGCATCCGGAATATGGTTCATATCCATATCGATAGCATTCAGCTCACCACGGGTACAGGAGATGAAATCGTCGCCCCAGGTAACAGTGGCGCCCATTTTTTCCAG includes these proteins:
- the cmk gene encoding (d)CMP kinase — its product is MTANVPVITIDGPGGAGKGTLCKAMAEALGWHLLDSGAIYRVLALAALHHHVDVESEEALVPLAAHLDVRFISTDGNLEVVLEGEDVSAEIRTQEVANTASKVAAFPRVREALLRRQRGFRELPGLIADGRDMGTVVFPDAPVKIFLDASAEERAQRRLLQLQEKGFSVNFERLLSEIKERDDRDRNRAVAPLIPAADALVLDSTELNIEQVIEKALQYAREKLAVA
- a CDS encoding M48 family metallopeptidase yields the protein MKNTKVMLALAISATLLVGCKNMQGMDTNALVSSGMTAYKAATLSDSEVKALSDDACKQMDSENKQAGASSKYTKRLNKIAKALGNNINGTSVNYKVYMTSDVNAWAMANGCVRVYSGLMDMMTDNEVEAVLGHELGHVALGHSRKAMQTAYATVAARDAISATGGAAASLSKSQLGDISEGMINSAFSRSQESDADDFSYDLLKKRNINTQGLVGSFDKLASLDAGHSKSLFDSHPPSAERAQHIRDRIAADKK